In Sphingomonas sp. PAMC26645, one DNA window encodes the following:
- a CDS encoding EF-hand domain-containing protein, translating to MLRQSLTLLVLAGLATPALAQETRASASAKFKTEFAASDTNKDGVLTRAEVQARIGNMKVGPGRPDPVHAKRLADLWFTSADKNKDGKVTQAEAQALLAATFAKYDANKDGKIGGDERAAAKSEMQGPR from the coding sequence GTGCTACGCCAAAGCCTCACTCTTCTCGTCCTTGCCGGCCTTGCGACTCCGGCGCTCGCGCAGGAAACCCGCGCGTCCGCCTCGGCCAAGTTCAAGACCGAGTTCGCCGCGTCGGATACCAACAAGGACGGCGTCCTGACGCGCGCGGAAGTGCAGGCACGGATCGGCAACATGAAGGTCGGGCCGGGCCGTCCGGATCCGGTGCATGCCAAGCGCCTCGCCGATCTGTGGTTCACCAGCGCGGACAAGAACAAGGACGGCAAAGTCACGCAGGCCGAAGCGCAGGCACTCCTGGCGGCAACGTTTGCGAAGTACGACGCGAACAAGGACGGCAAGATCGGCGGCGACGAGCGCGCTGCGGCGAAGTCGGAGATGCAGGGGCCGCGCTAA
- a CDS encoding cytochrome b/b6 domain-containing protein, which produces MNDPTDPTITPVIKRHRMATRVWHWVTVVTMFIMIGSGIGILKAHPRLYWGRYGANFDTAWTTLDQWPSWLVSLLNLLTIPAGYNLALSRRWHLLFALVLAFALLGFMIVSLINKHFQRDLRVRAAELSPREVVHDVSEHLAFRFHDPKKPGAYNILQKLSYVVTIFVLIPVMILTGLTMSPGMDAAWPWLLEVFGGRQSARSIHFIAATGLVLFIIAHLALVILAGTWNEVRSMITGRWKVPGHVPAHTSEDVA; this is translated from the coding sequence ATGAACGATCCCACTGACCCGACAATCACCCCGGTCATCAAGCGCCACCGGATGGCGACGCGCGTCTGGCACTGGGTGACGGTGGTGACGATGTTCATCATGATCGGCAGCGGCATCGGCATCCTCAAGGCGCATCCGCGGCTGTACTGGGGACGGTACGGCGCGAATTTCGATACCGCGTGGACGACGCTCGACCAGTGGCCGAGCTGGCTGGTGTCGCTGCTCAACCTGCTGACGATTCCGGCGGGCTACAACCTCGCGCTGTCGCGACGCTGGCATTTGCTATTCGCGCTGGTGCTCGCCTTCGCGCTGCTCGGGTTCATGATCGTCAGCCTGATCAACAAGCACTTCCAGCGCGATCTCCGCGTGCGTGCCGCCGAGCTTTCGCCGCGCGAAGTGGTGCATGACGTGAGTGAGCATCTTGCCTTCCGCTTTCACGATCCCAAGAAGCCGGGCGCGTACAATATCCTCCAGAAGCTCTCGTATGTCGTAACGATCTTCGTGCTGATCCCGGTGATGATCCTGACCGGGCTGACGATGTCGCCGGGGATGGACGCGGCGTGGCCGTGGCTTCTCGAGGTGTTCGGTGGTCGGCAGTCGGCGCGCTCGATCCACTTCATCGCTGCCACCGGGCTGGTGCTGTTCATCATCGCGCATCTGGCGCTGGTGATCCTCGCGGGGACCTGGAACGAAGTGCGGTCGATGATTACCGGGCGCTGGAAGGTTCCGGGGCACGTCCCCGCCCACACGTCGGAGGACGTCGCATGA
- a CDS encoding molybdopterin-dependent oxidoreductase gives MSSLITRRSLVMGATIGAGALLTGCDKIAANPEARKILFMGEDMNRGLQRALTNRNALAPEFSPAQMSPIFRSNGTSNPGTAEYTSMVANNFADYRLKVGGLVDRPLSVSLPQLRQMPSRAQITRHDCVEGWSAIGKWQGPKLGALLTAAGLQKSARYIVFTCADLFGGANYYESVDLVDAFHPQTILAWALNDQVLDVAHGAPVRLRVERQLGYKHAKYVMAIDAVASLAGIGKGKGGYWEDNVDYDWYAGI, from the coding sequence ATGAGCTCGCTGATCACCCGCCGTTCGCTCGTCATGGGCGCGACCATCGGTGCCGGCGCGCTGCTGACCGGCTGCGACAAGATCGCTGCGAATCCCGAGGCGCGGAAGATCCTGTTCATGGGCGAGGACATGAACCGCGGGCTGCAACGCGCGCTGACCAACCGCAACGCGCTCGCGCCCGAGTTCAGCCCTGCGCAGATGTCGCCGATCTTCCGCTCCAATGGGACGAGCAATCCGGGGACCGCGGAGTATACTTCGATGGTCGCCAATAATTTCGCGGATTACCGGCTCAAGGTCGGCGGTTTGGTCGATCGGCCGCTGTCGGTTTCGCTCCCGCAACTCCGCCAGATGCCATCGCGTGCGCAGATCACGCGCCACGATTGCGTCGAGGGCTGGAGCGCGATCGGCAAATGGCAGGGGCCGAAGCTCGGCGCGCTGCTGACCGCTGCGGGTTTGCAGAAGTCCGCGCGCTACATCGTGTTCACCTGCGCCGACTTGTTCGGCGGCGCGAACTATTACGAGTCGGTTGATCTGGTCGACGCGTTCCATCCGCAGACGATTCTTGCCTGGGCGCTCAACGATCAGGTGCTCGACGTCGCGCACGGCGCCCCCGTTCGGCTGCGCGTCGAGCGGCAACTCGGGTACAAGCACGCCAAATACGTCATGGCGATCGACGCGGTCGCCAGTCTCGCCGGGATCGGCAAGGGCAAGGGCGGCTATTGGGAAGATAACGTGGATTATGACTGGTACGCAGGCATCTGA
- a CDS encoding argininosuccinate synthase, with protein MTDQINRPAGEAGINRVVLAYSGGLDTSVILKWLQQTYNCEVVTFTADLGQGEELEPARAKAEMMGVKPEHIFVDDLREEFVRDYVFPMMRSNALYEGLYLLGTSIARPLIAKRQIEIAKMVGADAVSHGATGKGNDQVRFELGYYALSPDIKVIAPWREWDLTSRTRLIEFAEQHQIPVSKDKRGQAPFSTDANMLHTSSEGLVLENPWDEVPDYVYSRTVNPEDAPDTPEYITIDFERGDGVAINGEGMSPATLLSTLNDYGRRHGIGRLDLVENRFVGMKSRGMYETPGGTIYHLAHRGIEQLTLDRGAAHLKDELAPRYAELIYNGFWFSPEREMLQAAIDHSQEKVSGTVRLKLYKGGVYVVGRKSPNSLYSEKVVTFEDDQGAYDQRDAAGFIKLNALRLRLLGRRDQ; from the coding sequence GTGACCGATCAGATCAATCGTCCCGCCGGCGAGGCCGGCATCAATCGGGTCGTGCTCGCCTATTCCGGTGGCCTGGACACGAGCGTGATCCTGAAATGGCTCCAGCAGACGTATAACTGCGAGGTCGTGACGTTCACCGCCGATCTTGGCCAGGGCGAGGAACTCGAGCCGGCGCGCGCCAAGGCCGAGATGATGGGCGTCAAGCCCGAGCACATCTTCGTCGACGATCTGCGCGAGGAGTTCGTGCGGGATTACGTGTTCCCGATGATGCGGTCGAACGCGCTGTACGAGGGGCTGTACCTGCTCGGCACGTCGATCGCGCGGCCGCTGATCGCCAAGCGCCAGATCGAGATCGCCAAGATGGTCGGCGCCGACGCGGTCAGCCACGGCGCGACCGGCAAGGGCAACGACCAGGTGCGGTTCGAGCTCGGCTATTACGCGCTGTCGCCCGACATCAAGGTGATCGCGCCGTGGCGTGAGTGGGATCTCACCAGCCGTACGCGCCTGATCGAGTTCGCCGAGCAGCACCAGATTCCGGTCAGCAAGGACAAGCGCGGCCAGGCGCCGTTCTCGACCGATGCGAACATGCTGCACACGTCGAGCGAAGGCCTCGTGCTCGAGAACCCGTGGGACGAGGTCCCCGACTATGTCTATTCGCGCACCGTGAACCCCGAGGACGCGCCTGATACCCCCGAGTACATTACGATCGATTTCGAGCGCGGCGACGGCGTCGCGATCAACGGCGAGGGCATGAGCCCGGCGACGTTGCTGTCGACGCTCAACGACTATGGCCGCCGTCACGGGATCGGCCGTCTCGATCTCGTCGAGAACCGCTTCGTCGGCATGAAGAGCCGCGGCATGTACGAGACTCCCGGCGGCACGATCTATCACCTCGCGCATCGCGGCATCGAGCAGCTGACGCTCGATCGCGGCGCGGCCCACCTGAAGGACGAGCTGGCACCACGTTATGCCGAGCTGATCTACAACGGCTTCTGGTTCTCGCCAGAGCGCGAGATGCTGCAGGCCGCGATCGATCACAGCCAGGAGAAGGTCTCGGGCACCGTTCGGCTGAAGCTCTACAAGGGCGGCGTGTACGTGGTCGGCCGGAAATCGCCGAACTCGCTGTATTCGGAGAAGGTCGTGACGTTCGAGGACGACCAGGGCGCCTACGACCAGCGCGATGCGGCGGGCTTCATCAAGCTGAACGCACTGCGCCTGCGCCTGCTCGGACGGCGTGATCAGTAG
- a CDS encoding MFS transporter has translation MSANTVPETSFEADARSIHSDGEHVTPGVIAIGVVIGRTSEFFDFFVYAIASVLVFPTLVFPYVDRLQGTLYSFAVFALAFFARPIGTVIFIAVDRAYGRSVKLTISIFLLGTSTVAMGFIPSYDSVGNWSVAILALLRIGQGIALGGAWDGLASLLSLNSPEKHRGWYAMLPQLGAPIGLLVASGLFAFFVAALPTEDFFSWGWRYPFFVAFAINVVALFARLRLVVTPEFEEMYAKRELEPAPVVETVQSQWKAIWLGSFVPLASFALFHMVTVFPLSWVVLFTREAPARFLVVEVIGAVIGIGAMLVSGLLADRFGRRTMLGTIAVLIALFAIAAPKLLDGGDVGERLFMGVGFLLFGLSFGQSSGAIASSLSPQHRYTGSALTTDLAWLFGAGFAPLAALLLTSKLGLAASGAYLFSGAVFTLIALGLNKQLAKRDIAR, from the coding sequence ATGAGTGCAAATACAGTCCCCGAGACGAGCTTCGAAGCCGATGCTCGCAGTATCCACAGCGACGGCGAGCACGTCACGCCGGGCGTGATCGCGATCGGCGTGGTGATCGGCCGCACCTCGGAATTCTTCGACTTCTTCGTGTACGCGATCGCCTCGGTGCTGGTGTTCCCGACGCTGGTGTTCCCGTACGTCGACCGGTTGCAGGGCACGCTCTATTCGTTCGCAGTGTTCGCGCTGGCATTCTTCGCCCGGCCGATCGGCACGGTCATCTTCATCGCGGTCGATCGCGCCTATGGCCGCAGCGTCAAGCTGACGATCTCGATCTTCTTGCTCGGCACCTCGACCGTCGCGATGGGGTTTATCCCGAGCTATGATTCGGTCGGCAACTGGTCGGTGGCGATCCTCGCGCTGCTGCGCATCGGCCAGGGCATCGCGCTCGGTGGCGCCTGGGATGGTCTCGCCTCGCTGCTGTCGCTGAACTCGCCCGAGAAGCATCGTGGCTGGTACGCGATGCTGCCGCAGCTCGGTGCGCCGATCGGCCTGCTGGTCGCCAGCGGCCTGTTCGCGTTCTTCGTCGCTGCGTTGCCGACCGAGGATTTCTTCTCGTGGGGCTGGCGCTATCCGTTCTTCGTGGCGTTCGCGATCAACGTCGTCGCATTGTTCGCGCGTCTTCGTCTGGTGGTGACGCCAGAGTTCGAAGAAATGTACGCCAAGCGCGAACTCGAGCCCGCGCCGGTCGTCGAGACCGTGCAGTCGCAGTGGAAGGCGATCTGGCTCGGCTCGTTCGTGCCGCTCGCGAGCTTCGCGCTGTTCCACATGGTCACGGTGTTCCCGCTGTCGTGGGTCGTGCTGTTCACGCGTGAGGCACCGGCGCGTTTCCTGGTGGTCGAGGTGATCGGCGCGGTGATCGGTATCGGTGCGATGCTCGTGTCGGGGCTGCTTGCGGACCGGTTCGGGCGTCGCACGATGCTCGGCACGATCGCGGTGCTGATCGCGCTGTTCGCGATCGCCGCACCGAAGCTGCTCGATGGCGGCGACGTCGGCGAGCGCCTGTTCATGGGCGTCGGCTTCCTGCTGTTCGGCCTGTCGTTCGGCCAGTCCTCGGGCGCGATCGCGTCGAGCCTGTCGCCGCAGCATCGCTACACGGGGTCGGCGCTGACGACCGATCTGGCGTGGCTGTTCGGTGCCGGGTTCGCTCCGCTGGCGGCACTGTTGCTGACGAGCAAGCTTGGGCTGGCGGCGAGCGGCGCGTACCTGTTCTCGGGCGCGGTGTTCACGCTGATCGCACTGGGTCTGAACAAGCAGCTGGCGAAGCGGGACATCGCGCGGTGA
- a CDS encoding MFS transporter — MKPVDTRMALLALAVGGFAIGTTEFAAMSLLPQFARGLGIDEPTAGHVISAYALGVVVGAPTIAVLAAKIERRVLLIGLMMFLGIANGLSALAPTYHLMLLARFLSGLPHGAYFGVGSLVAASMVPREKRSRAVSRMMLGLTIATIAGVPLANGIGQWFGWRWGFGIVAIIAAATVAMLFRFAPVLRPAKDASPLGELAALRNGQVWLTLAIGAVGFGGIFCVYTYLASTLTEVTGVSSAFTPVAFALFGVGMTIGTLVCAKAADVALMPAAGITLLFGAGALALYAPATPHLWAMLPVVVLIGCGGGLSTILQTRLMDVAEEAQTLAAALNHSAFNTANALGPWLGGLAIAGGYGLPSTGWVGTALALGGFAIWAVSWGLDRRRV; from the coding sequence ATGAAACCTGTCGATACGCGCATGGCGCTGCTCGCGCTCGCCGTCGGCGGGTTCGCGATCGGGACGACCGAGTTCGCGGCGATGAGCCTGTTGCCGCAGTTCGCGCGCGGGCTCGGGATCGACGAGCCGACTGCGGGGCATGTCATCAGTGCCTACGCCCTGGGCGTGGTGGTTGGCGCGCCGACGATCGCGGTGCTGGCGGCGAAGATCGAGCGGCGGGTGTTGCTGATCGGGTTGATGATGTTCCTCGGAATCGCCAACGGCCTGTCCGCGCTCGCGCCGACCTATCACCTGATGCTGCTCGCCCGGTTCCTGAGTGGATTGCCGCATGGCGCGTATTTCGGGGTCGGATCGCTGGTCGCGGCGTCGATGGTGCCGCGCGAGAAGCGATCGCGTGCGGTATCGCGGATGATGCTCGGGCTGACGATCGCGACGATTGCAGGCGTGCCGCTGGCGAACGGCATCGGTCAGTGGTTCGGCTGGCGCTGGGGGTTCGGGATCGTCGCGATCATCGCGGCCGCGACGGTGGCGATGCTGTTCAGGTTCGCGCCGGTCTTGCGCCCCGCCAAGGATGCGAGCCCGCTCGGGGAACTGGCGGCGCTACGTAACGGGCAGGTGTGGCTGACGCTTGCCATCGGTGCGGTCGGGTTTGGCGGGATTTTCTGCGTCTACACCTATCTCGCCTCGACCTTGACCGAGGTCACGGGGGTGTCGTCCGCGTTCACGCCGGTGGCATTCGCTTTGTTCGGCGTCGGCATGACGATCGGGACATTGGTCTGTGCCAAGGCAGCGGACGTCGCGCTGATGCCGGCGGCGGGGATCACCTTGCTGTTCGGGGCAGGGGCGCTCGCGCTCTACGCGCCGGCGACGCCGCATCTGTGGGCGATGCTGCCCGTGGTGGTGTTGATCGGGTGCGGGGGCGGTCTGTCGACGATCCTCCAGACGCGGCTGATGGATGTCGCAGAGGAGGCGCAGACCCTGGCCGCAGCGCTCAATCATTCCGCGTTCAATACGGCCAATGCGCTTGGGCCTTGGCTTGGCGGGCTGGCGATCGCGGGTGGGTATGGGTTGCCATCGACCGGTTGGGTCGGGACCGCGCTGGCGCTTGGCGGGTTTGCGATCTGGGCGGTGTCGTGGGGGCTGGATCGTCGGCGGGTATGA
- a CDS encoding flavin reductase family protein — translation MIEWHSYEPANGHRLPHDPLNAIVAPRPIGWVSTMSADGVANLAPYSFFNLFNYAPPIIGFSSMGWKDSVANIEATGEFVWNLVTRDLGEAMNTTAANVAADVDEFALARLEMAASTKIKPARVAASRAQFECKLTQLIRLETKDGKELDQWLVLGEAVAIHIDSAMLEDGVYQTARANPILRGGGPADYFAITEDSLFKMRRPG, via the coding sequence ATGATCGAATGGCATTCTTACGAGCCCGCGAACGGCCATCGCCTGCCGCACGATCCTCTGAACGCGATCGTCGCGCCGCGCCCGATCGGCTGGGTCAGTACGATGTCCGCCGACGGCGTGGCGAACCTCGCACCGTACAGTTTCTTCAACCTCTTCAACTACGCACCGCCGATCATCGGCTTCTCGTCGATGGGCTGGAAGGACAGCGTCGCCAATATCGAGGCGACCGGTGAGTTCGTCTGGAACCTCGTCACGCGCGATCTCGGCGAGGCGATGAATACGACCGCCGCGAACGTCGCCGCCGACGTCGACGAGTTCGCGCTGGCGAGGCTGGAAATGGCCGCTTCGACGAAGATCAAGCCGGCGCGGGTCGCCGCTTCGCGCGCGCAGTTCGAGTGCAAGCTCACGCAGCTGATCCGGCTTGAGACCAAGGACGGCAAAGAACTCGACCAGTGGCTGGTGCTCGGCGAGGCGGTCGCGATCCACATCGATTCCGCGATGCTGGAGGACGGCGTCTACCAGACAGCCCGCGCGAACCCGATCCTGCGCGGCGGCGGCCCTGCGGATTACTTTGCGATCACGGAGGATTCCTTGTTCAAGATGCGCCGTCCGGGGTGA
- a CDS encoding RidA family protein codes for MTDRIDRKLEELGLTLPQAAAPVASYVPTVLANGMLHISGQLPFKDGALVTGRVGDGVSLEDAQEAAKLCGLMLVAQMKAALGTLGRVERIVKLGVFVNSTGDFTDQAKVANGASDLMVALFGDAGKHARAAVGVPVLPLGAAVEVDAIVQVSA; via the coding sequence ATGACCGATCGTATCGACCGCAAGCTCGAAGAGCTGGGCCTCACCCTTCCGCAGGCCGCCGCACCCGTGGCGTCCTACGTCCCGACCGTGCTGGCGAACGGCATGCTCCATATCTCGGGCCAGCTACCGTTCAAGGACGGCGCGCTGGTTACCGGTCGCGTCGGAGACGGCGTCTCGCTCGAAGACGCACAGGAAGCGGCGAAGCTCTGCGGGCTGATGCTCGTCGCACAGATGAAGGCGGCACTCGGCACGCTCGGCCGCGTCGAGCGGATCGTGAAGCTTGGCGTGTTCGTCAACTCGACCGGCGATTTCACTGACCAGGCGAAAGTCGCCAATGGCGCTTCGGACTTGATGGTTGCGCTGTTCGGCGATGCCGGCAAGCATGCGCGCGCGGCAGTCGGCGTTCCTGTCCTCCCGCTCGGCGCCGCTGTCGAGGTCGACGCGATCGTTCAAGTTTCCGCCTGA
- a CDS encoding GNAT family N-acetyltransferase: protein MNAVTARIAQGVTSIAAADWEACSGTANPFVGHAFLSALEGSKSVGGRSGWQALPVVVDGADGKPAAIAPAYAKSHSQGEYVFDQGWADAWERAGGQYYPKLQIAAPFSPVPGPRLLLRDREQAPALIAALEAVTDQSGLSSAHATFIDPDEVALFEAAGWLIRQGTQFHWKNDGYASFDDFLAVLASRKRKAIRKERAAAVEGLTIRHLVGTEITPEHWDAFWVFYQDTGSRKWGQPYLTRGFFDQIGKTMGDRVLLILAERDGAPIAGALNLIGDDTLYGRYWGATEEVPFLHFELCYYQAIDTAIARGLQTVEAGAQGEHKLARGYAPVATYSAHYIPDPSFRRAIADYLLREREAVAEQQEYLGELTPFRRGEQQQPD from the coding sequence ATGAACGCCGTCACAGCCCGCATCGCCCAAGGCGTCACTTCGATCGCGGCCGCGGACTGGGAGGCGTGCTCCGGCACCGCCAACCCGTTCGTCGGCCACGCCTTCCTCTCCGCGCTCGAAGGGTCGAAAAGCGTCGGCGGCCGCTCCGGCTGGCAGGCATTGCCGGTGGTGGTCGACGGCGCCGACGGCAAGCCCGCGGCAATCGCGCCCGCCTATGCCAAGAGTCACAGCCAAGGCGAATACGTCTTCGACCAGGGCTGGGCGGACGCGTGGGAGCGGGCAGGGGGGCAATATTACCCCAAGCTCCAGATCGCTGCGCCGTTCAGTCCTGTACCCGGCCCACGCCTGCTCCTTCGCGACCGCGAGCAAGCCCCCGCGCTGATCGCCGCGCTGGAGGCGGTGACCGACCAGAGCGGGCTATCCTCCGCCCACGCCACCTTCATCGATCCCGACGAAGTGGCGCTATTCGAGGCGGCAGGCTGGCTGATCCGCCAGGGTACGCAGTTCCACTGGAAGAACGACGGCTACGCCAGCTTCGACGACTTCCTCGCCGTCCTTGCCAGCCGCAAGCGCAAGGCGATCCGCAAGGAGCGCGCCGCCGCCGTCGAAGGTCTGACGATCCGCCACCTCGTCGGTACCGAGATCACGCCCGAGCACTGGGACGCGTTCTGGGTTTTCTACCAGGACACCGGCAGCCGCAAATGGGGCCAACCGTACCTCACGCGCGGCTTCTTTGACCAGATCGGCAAGACGATGGGCGACCGCGTGCTCCTCATCCTCGCAGAGCGTGATGGCGCACCGATCGCCGGCGCGCTCAACCTGATCGGCGACGACACGCTCTACGGTCGTTATTGGGGGGCGACGGAGGAGGTGCCGTTCCTCCATTTCGAACTCTGCTATTACCAGGCGATCGACACGGCCATCGCGCGGGGATTGCAGACCGTCGAGGCGGGCGCGCAGGGCGAACACAAGCTCGCGCGCGGCTATGCCCCGGTCGCGACCTATTCCGCGCACTACATCCCCGACCCGAGCTTCCGCCGCGCGATCGCCGACTATCTGCTCCGTGAACGCGAAGCCGTCGCCGAGCAGCAGGAATATCTTGGCGAGCTTACTCCGTTCCGGCGGGGCGAGCAGCAGCAACCCGATTGA
- a CDS encoding ubiquinol oxidase subunit II, with the protein MPLALLTSGCDWVVMSPSGDIAVQQRDLVLISTGLMLLIIVPVICLTLFFAFRYRQSNKAAKYEPNWDHSVGLELLIWGIPLLIIIALGALTWTSTHLLDPYRPLGRIKPDSPTLANNVPVGNLVDKQQAGNGPNGAGKPLEVQVVALDWKWLFIYPEYGIATVNELAAPVDRPIRFSMTSSSVMNAFYIPALAGMIYTMPGMQTTLNAVINKPGNYEGFSSNYSGAGFSGMRFRFHGVSDAGFDAWINQVKQRGGGLNRASYLQLEKPSEKVPVRYYNAVEPNMFKLVVEQCVQPGKVCMSQMMHGGKGGGDSHAGMAMPGVNGGKGPQDTGHPEGALMKDANEKGSGNHWTAPADIKKDGANSAPGSQSNRNHTMLTPSTMPGTRPVANG; encoded by the coding sequence ATGCCTTTGGCACTGCTCACCAGCGGTTGCGACTGGGTAGTGATGTCGCCCTCCGGCGATATCGCAGTGCAGCAGCGCGACCTCGTGCTGATCTCGACTGGGCTGATGCTGCTGATCATCGTGCCGGTGATCTGCCTCACGCTGTTCTTCGCGTTCCGATATCGCCAGTCGAACAAGGCGGCCAAGTACGAACCCAACTGGGATCACTCGGTTGGGCTCGAGCTGTTGATCTGGGGCATCCCGCTGCTGATCATCATCGCGCTCGGTGCGCTGACCTGGACCAGCACGCATCTGCTCGATCCGTATCGCCCGCTCGGCCGGATCAAGCCTGATTCTCCGACGCTCGCGAACAACGTGCCGGTCGGCAATCTGGTCGACAAGCAGCAGGCGGGCAACGGTCCGAACGGCGCCGGCAAGCCGCTCGAGGTTCAGGTGGTCGCGCTCGATTGGAAGTGGCTCTTCATCTATCCGGAATACGGCATTGCCACGGTCAACGAGCTGGCCGCGCCGGTCGATCGGCCGATCCGCTTCTCGATGACCTCGTCGTCGGTGATGAACGCGTTCTACATCCCTGCGCTCGCTGGCATGATCTACACGATGCCTGGCATGCAGACGACGCTGAACGCGGTCATCAACAAGCCCGGCAACTACGAGGGATTCTCGTCCAACTATAGCGGCGCGGGCTTCTCGGGGATGCGCTTCCGCTTCCACGGCGTCAGCGACGCGGGCTTCGATGCCTGGATCAACCAGGTCAAGCAGCGTGGCGGCGGTCTGAACCGCGCGAGCTATCTCCAGCTGGAGAAGCCGAGCGAGAAGGTCCCGGTCCGCTATTACAATGCGGTCGAGCCGAACATGTTCAAGCTGGTCGTCGAGCAGTGCGTCCAGCCCGGCAAGGTCTGCATGTCGCAGATGATGCACGGCGGCAAAGGCGGGGGGGACTCGCACGCCGGCATGGCGATGCCCGGAGTCAACGGCGGCAAGGGCCCGCAGGACACCGGTCATCCCGAAGGCGCCCTGATGAAGGACGCGAACGAAAAGGGAAGCGGCAACCACTGGACCGCGCCGGCCGACATCAAAAAGGATGGTGCAAACAGCGCCCCCGGCTCGCAGTCCAACCGCAATCACACGATGCTGACCCCCTCCACCATGCCGGGCACGCGCCCCGTCGCGAACGGCTAG
- a CDS encoding cyclopropane-fatty-acyl-phospholipid synthase family protein: MALFDRFLARQVKTGELTLIHADGTTKHFGKPDPAYNPVAIRLTQPGVAGAIVRHPALGAAEAFMDGRLVIERGDIRDLVNLLKGNTPWERGGGLNPSLPIKLLDKVVHRVDRVNMARRSKKNVAHHYDLSDRLYDLFLDADRQYSCAYFTDPGNSLEQAQSDKKAHIAAKLAIQPGMRVLDIGCGWGGMALYLHAKTGAEVLGVTLSEEQLKVARRRAKEAGVADKVKFELIDYRALTGSFDRIVSVGMFEHVGPAHYKAFFRKCRDLLTADGVMLLHTIGRMGGPGVTDTFTTKYIFPGGYNPALSEIVKGYEGLRMFPTDIEVLRVHYALTIDQWYDRTVAAKDAIVALYDERFYRMWTFYLAGAAAAFRTGGMVNYQIQLSKSRMTLPLTRDYMLEGERALREG, from the coding sequence ATGGCCCTATTCGATCGTTTCCTGGCGCGGCAGGTTAAAACCGGCGAACTCACGCTCATCCATGCGGACGGCACGACCAAGCATTTCGGCAAGCCCGACCCTGCGTATAACCCCGTCGCGATCCGGCTGACCCAGCCGGGCGTGGCCGGCGCGATCGTCCGCCACCCGGCGCTGGGCGCGGCGGAGGCGTTCATGGATGGGCGCCTGGTGATCGAACGGGGCGACATTCGCGACCTGGTCAACCTACTCAAGGGCAACACCCCGTGGGAGCGTGGCGGCGGGCTCAATCCGTCGCTGCCGATCAAGCTGCTCGACAAGGTGGTGCACCGCGTCGACCGCGTGAACATGGCGCGCCGGTCGAAAAAGAACGTCGCGCATCACTATGACCTGTCGGATCGGCTGTACGACCTGTTCCTCGACGCGGACCGGCAATATTCCTGCGCGTACTTCACCGATCCGGGGAACAGCCTGGAGCAGGCGCAGTCGGACAAGAAGGCGCATATCGCCGCCAAGCTTGCGATCCAGCCGGGCATGCGCGTGCTCGACATCGGTTGCGGCTGGGGGGGGATGGCGCTGTATCTGCACGCGAAGACCGGCGCCGAAGTGCTGGGCGTGACGCTGAGCGAGGAACAGTTGAAGGTCGCGCGGCGACGGGCCAAAGAGGCTGGCGTCGCCGACAAGGTGAAGTTCGAGCTGATCGACTACCGCGCGCTGACCGGGAGTTTCGACCGGATCGTCTCTGTCGGGATGTTCGAGCACGTCGGCCCGGCGCACTACAAGGCGTTCTTCCGCAAATGCCGCGACCTGCTGACCGCGGACGGCGTGATGCTGCTCCATACGATCGGCCGGATGGGCGGTCCGGGCGTCACCGACACCTTTACGACCAAGTATATCTTCCCGGGCGGCTATAACCCGGCGCTGTCGGAAATCGTGAAGGGGTATGAGGGGCTGCGGATGTTCCCGACCGATATCGAGGTGCTACGCGTCCATTACGCACTGACGATCGACCAATGGTACGACCGCACGGTGGCCGCGAAGGACGCGATCGTCGCGTTGTACGACGAGCGGTTCTACCGGATGTGGACGTTCTATCTCGCGGGCGCGGCGGCAGCGTTCCGGACCGGGGGGATGGTCAATTACCAGATCCAGTTGTCGAAGAGCCGGATGACGTTACCGTTGACGCGGGACTATATGCTCGAGGGTGAGCGAGCGTTGCGGGAGGGGTGA